The Phycisphaeraceae bacterium genome has a window encoding:
- a CDS encoding MFS transporter — translation MRSNLLKRGFLSLIVTQFFGAANDNILKGILVFMVIDGAWQGHLGTGGQGIVGICFSLPFILLSGYAGQFADRHSKQWVTMLVKLIEIPIAFVALVGFWTGNLWVTLASLVLLTSQSAFFGPAKYGMIPEVVAEGDLSRANGAINMMTNIAVILGTLVSGMISDRYSPQPDPSGGPAREPMLWLPGAAMVGVAVLGLAAALAIPRLKPGDPGLKYDPNPFSTYIFAFREMLKTPLFMVTMAWGYFYLLAGLALLIVPEYTTVLAVSREEAAMLLGVLAVAIGLGCAAAGLISGHRIEPRLIPVGGAGITLFCALLALAPPAVYGTSPTFRVLLSNVSFLIFGCGFFSGFYIIPLQALLQKLSPRDERGRFLGTANCVSFGFFTLASLIYWMIRPLFGTQPQDVFLVSAVLMAGGTLFFLWRLRHTAFRKGMS, via the coding sequence ATGCGCAGCAACCTTCTCAAACGCGGCTTCCTGTCGCTCATCGTCACCCAGTTCTTCGGGGCGGCCAACGACAACATCCTCAAGGGAATCCTCGTCTTCATGGTGATCGACGGCGCCTGGCAGGGCCATCTGGGGACGGGTGGACAGGGCATCGTGGGCATCTGCTTCTCGCTGCCGTTCATCCTGCTTTCGGGCTACGCGGGGCAGTTCGCCGACCGGCACAGCAAGCAGTGGGTGACGATGCTGGTCAAGTTGATCGAGATTCCCATCGCCTTCGTGGCCCTGGTGGGGTTCTGGACCGGCAATCTGTGGGTGACGCTGGCGTCGCTGGTGCTGCTCACGTCGCAGAGCGCGTTCTTCGGACCGGCGAAGTACGGCATGATCCCGGAGGTTGTGGCCGAAGGCGACCTCAGCCGCGCCAACGGCGCCATCAACATGATGACCAACATCGCGGTCATTCTGGGCACGTTGGTGTCGGGGATGATCAGCGATCGGTACTCGCCCCAGCCGGACCCTTCCGGCGGGCCGGCACGGGAGCCCATGCTCTGGCTTCCCGGCGCGGCGATGGTGGGCGTGGCGGTGCTGGGTCTTGCCGCCGCGCTGGCCATTCCCCGGCTCAAACCAGGCGACCCCGGGCTGAAGTACGACCCCAACCCGTTCTCGACGTACATCTTCGCGTTCCGGGAAATGCTCAAGACCCCGCTGTTCATGGTGACGATGGCCTGGGGGTACTTCTACCTGCTGGCCGGGCTGGCTCTGCTCATTGTGCCCGAATACACCACGGTGCTGGCCGTGTCGCGTGAAGAGGCGGCGATGCTCCTGGGCGTGCTCGCCGTGGCCATCGGACTGGGGTGCGCCGCCGCCGGGCTGATCTCCGGTCATCGGATCGAGCCCCGGCTGATCCCGGTGGGTGGGGCGGGCATCACGCTGTTCTGTGCGTTGCTGGCGCTGGCGCCGCCCGCGGTGTACGGCACGTCGCCGACCTTCCGCGTGCTGCTGAGCAACGTGTCGTTTCTCATCTTCGGCTGCGGCTTCTTCAGCGGGTTCTACATCATCCCGCTGCAGGCGCTCCTGCAGAAGCTGTCGCCGCGGGATGAGCGGGGCCGCTTCCTGGGAACCGCCAACTGCGTCAGCTTCGGGTTCTTCACCCTGGCGTCGCTCATCTACTGGATGATCCGCCCGCTCTTCGGCACGCAGCCGCAGGATGTCTTTCTCGTCAGCGCGGTGCTCATGGCCGGCGGAACGCTCTTCTTCCTGTGGCGTCTCCGCCATACGGCGTTCCGCAAGGGGATGTCGTAG
- the hflX gene encoding GTPase HflX: protein MSQPMREQLQVAAERAVLVQVILTDPRHKGEEDLSELRSLAETAGAVVVGEMTQRRRKPAGRTYVGTGKVKELASFVKERGAELLIFDNDLAPSQIAAIEEETECKVIDRSELILDIFANRATTHAAKLQVEIAQLEYTYPRLRAMWSHLERIVGGAPVGIGTRGPGEQQLEIDRRIVQRRKAQLRRELAEIEARKTREVATRNMDHFTVGLVGYTNAGKSTLFNRLTSGGAYADNRLFSTLSTRVERWNLGGGMMAMVSDTVGFIRDLPHHLVASFRSTLEETRFARLLLIVLDVTDPRAEQQLETVSGTLDEIEATTQPRLLLLNKVDVLPDPAVLSGWLERDPHALPISAAKGIGLDRLREVVRDKMLGGLVEVSIEAPLSDSRTIDYLEKRTEVLDRAYDGTSVTLRTRVGRPQVSQLLAQGARLRINGLEPREAMAQLWGGAG, encoded by the coding sequence ATGTCGCAGCCGATGCGGGAACAACTACAGGTCGCCGCCGAGCGCGCAGTGCTGGTGCAGGTCATCCTGACCGACCCGCGGCACAAGGGCGAGGAGGACTTGAGCGAACTGCGCTCACTCGCGGAAACCGCCGGGGCCGTGGTGGTGGGCGAGATGACGCAGCGCCGGCGCAAGCCCGCCGGACGCACCTACGTGGGCACCGGCAAGGTGAAGGAACTGGCCTCATTCGTCAAGGAGCGGGGGGCGGAACTGCTCATCTTCGACAATGACCTGGCGCCGAGCCAGATCGCGGCGATCGAAGAGGAGACCGAGTGCAAGGTCATCGACCGAAGCGAGCTGATCCTCGACATCTTCGCCAACCGGGCCACCACGCACGCCGCCAAGCTTCAGGTGGAGATCGCCCAGCTTGAATACACCTACCCGCGCCTGCGGGCGATGTGGTCGCACCTGGAGCGCATCGTGGGCGGTGCGCCGGTGGGCATCGGGACACGTGGTCCCGGCGAGCAGCAGCTCGAAATCGACCGCCGCATCGTGCAGCGCCGCAAGGCGCAGCTGCGCCGTGAACTGGCGGAAATCGAGGCCCGCAAGACGCGCGAGGTGGCCACGCGCAACATGGATCACTTCACCGTCGGGCTGGTGGGCTACACCAACGCCGGCAAGTCCACGCTCTTCAATCGACTCACCTCGGGCGGGGCCTACGCCGACAACCGGCTCTTCTCCACGCTCTCCACGCGCGTGGAGCGATGGAACCTGGGCGGCGGCATGATGGCCATGGTGTCCGACACCGTCGGCTTCATCCGCGATCTGCCCCATCACCTGGTGGCGTCGTTCCGATCCACGCTGGAGGAGACCCGTTTCGCGCGCCTTCTGCTGATCGTGCTGGACGTGACGGACCCGCGGGCCGAACAGCAGCTCGAGACCGTCTCCGGCACCCTTGACGAAATCGAGGCCACGACGCAGCCGCGTCTGCTGCTGCTCAACAAGGTCGATGTCTTGCCCGACCCGGCCGTGCTGTCCGGCTGGCTGGAGCGCGACCCCCACGCCCTGCCCATCAGCGCCGCCAAGGGGATCGGTCTGGATCGGCTGCGCGAGGTCGTGCGCGATAAGATGCTCGGCGGGCTGGTGGAGGTGAGCATCGAGGCGCCGCTGTCGGACAGCCGGACCATCGACTATCTGGAGAAGCGCACCGAGGTGCTCGACCGCGCCTACGACGGAACGAGCGTGACGCTCCGCACCCGCGTCGGGCGGCCCCAGGTGAGTCAACTGCTGGCGCAGGGCGCACGGCTGCGCATCAACGGGCTGGAGCCGCGCGAGGCGATGGCTCAGCTCTGGGGCGGCGCGGGCTGA
- a CDS encoding MMPL family transporter produces the protein MHERFRDALLDRWGRVIARRPGWTVAACLVLAVLGYGLAALTLEFRSDRSDLVASDLPWNARYAAYKRNFPRWDDMLVCLEGAADDAVVDELARLVGKRLQDTPQVRTADAGFDPREAPRLFQAAPGDDFREALDGLTTLKAITAAGHVNAALAVALRERRTTDADQPAAVETIEELLDPFLKAMAGEQADFEMPGESRATWQPMTTGSGRIRLIFVQFDAALAPADVVERVAWLRGQVRDALASTPDGRRVSWGVTGIPVIEADETRQSIRDSTLTSILAFALILIYMFITLRGIVIPLLAATALALGLGWSFGWVVASVGHLQILSVFFCVMLLGLGVDFALHVVARLELIRNDAQSLAELVPRVMRSIGPGLITGAFTTAASFVVIALTDFTGAAEMGLIAAGGIVLCLIAVLSAFPALLALTGSRWKRYIHPREGGEEADFLHTHLHFVHRRPGVTVCAGVVVLAALGLEASRLRYDPNVLNLHPPGIESVEWENRLIADDARSAWAGLVVTTPDRAPDLVARLRGSAEVSDVGGMGQFILTNGEERTRLLNELRERAFPPLPVGAGPDALAALLGQVSRGLAEASNSARQQGHRDEARGLELTARRIDAVREQAGALDRASRENAWHALNDSFLAWRERQGAFLDAALRTDPLEANDLPTGLRERYVGTDGRWLLLVQPAVVDQSILSPERLALFVGAVREIAPEVLGPPVQIYESSRLIQNAYMQAALYALPVILLILVLDFRSLTDAVCALVPVLVGFVGAFGMMVVAGFPLNFANMIVMPMILGIGVDAGVHVVHRWRAEPGGRPAGLSGGTGRGITMTMLTTMIGFAALMIARHRGIQSLGFVMVAGLATTLLASYTILPALLHLRGGPRMSADQPAPPQS, from the coding sequence ATGCACGAGCGGTTTCGTGATGCGCTGCTGGACCGGTGGGGTCGGGTGATCGCGCGTCGGCCTGGTTGGACCGTGGCGGCATGCCTGGTTCTGGCCGTTCTCGGGTACGGGCTGGCGGCGCTCACCCTGGAGTTCCGATCCGATCGCAGCGACCTCGTCGCCTCGGACCTGCCCTGGAACGCCCGGTATGCGGCGTACAAGCGGAACTTCCCCCGCTGGGATGACATGCTGGTCTGCCTGGAAGGAGCGGCTGACGACGCCGTCGTGGATGAACTCGCCCGGCTTGTCGGAAAACGGCTGCAGGACACGCCGCAGGTGCGCACGGCGGACGCGGGGTTCGACCCGCGAGAGGCCCCCCGCCTCTTCCAGGCCGCCCCGGGCGATGACTTCCGCGAGGCGCTCGATGGCCTGACCACGCTCAAGGCGATCACCGCGGCGGGGCACGTCAACGCGGCATTGGCCGTCGCCCTGCGTGAGCGGCGGACGACCGACGCCGACCAACCCGCCGCCGTTGAGACGATCGAGGAACTGCTCGACCCCTTTCTGAAGGCGATGGCGGGCGAGCAGGCCGACTTCGAGATGCCAGGAGAGAGCCGGGCGACGTGGCAGCCGATGACCACCGGCTCGGGACGAATCCGCCTGATCTTTGTTCAGTTCGACGCGGCTCTCGCCCCGGCGGACGTGGTCGAGCGCGTGGCGTGGCTGCGCGGCCAAGTCCGGGATGCCCTGGCGAGCACCCCGGATGGGCGGCGCGTGTCCTGGGGCGTCACAGGCATCCCGGTGATCGAGGCGGATGAAACGCGGCAGAGCATCCGCGATTCGACCCTCACGTCCATTCTCGCGTTCGCACTGATTCTGATCTACATGTTCATCACACTGCGGGGGATCGTGATCCCCCTGCTGGCGGCGACGGCGCTGGCCCTCGGACTGGGCTGGAGTTTCGGGTGGGTGGTGGCGAGCGTGGGACACCTGCAGATCCTGTCGGTGTTCTTCTGCGTCATGCTGCTGGGACTGGGCGTGGACTTCGCCCTGCACGTGGTCGCCCGGCTGGAGCTGATCCGCAACGACGCCCAGTCGCTGGCGGAACTGGTGCCTCGTGTGATGCGATCCATTGGTCCCGGACTGATCACCGGGGCCTTCACGACCGCGGCCTCGTTCGTCGTCATCGCGCTGACGGACTTCACCGGCGCCGCGGAGATGGGACTGATCGCCGCCGGGGGCATCGTGCTCTGCCTGATCGCCGTGCTGAGCGCCTTCCCCGCCCTGCTGGCTCTGACCGGCAGTCGATGGAAGCGGTACATCCACCCCAGGGAAGGGGGCGAGGAGGCCGATTTCCTGCACACGCACCTGCACTTCGTCCATCGTCGACCCGGCGTCACGGTGTGTGCTGGCGTGGTCGTCCTCGCGGCGCTGGGTCTCGAGGCCTCACGACTGCGGTACGACCCCAATGTCCTGAATCTTCACCCGCCCGGCATCGAGTCGGTCGAATGGGAGAATCGGCTCATCGCGGACGACGCACGTTCGGCCTGGGCGGGGCTGGTGGTGACGACGCCGGACCGGGCCCCGGACCTGGTCGCCCGTCTGCGGGGCTCCGCGGAAGTGTCGGACGTGGGCGGCATGGGCCAGTTCATCCTGACCAATGGCGAGGAACGAACGCGCCTTCTGAATGAGCTGCGTGAGCGGGCGTTCCCGCCCCTGCCCGTCGGCGCCGGACCGGACGCGCTCGCCGCCCTGCTGGGCCAGGTATCGCGCGGCCTGGCGGAAGCGTCGAACAGCGCCCGTCAGCAGGGCCATCGAGACGAGGCCAGGGGGCTTGAACTGACGGCGCGGCGGATCGATGCCGTGCGCGAGCAGGCCGGAGCGCTGGATCGCGCCTCGCGCGAGAATGCCTGGCACGCTCTCAATGATTCGTTTCTCGCCTGGCGGGAGCGACAAGGCGCTTTCCTTGACGCGGCTCTCCGCACGGATCCGCTCGAGGCGAACGACCTGCCGACCGGGCTGCGCGAGCGCTACGTCGGCACGGATGGACGCTGGCTGCTGCTGGTGCAACCCGCGGTGGTGGACCAGTCCATCCTCTCACCGGAGCGGCTGGCGCTGTTTGTCGGTGCTGTTCGCGAGATCGCGCCCGAGGTGCTTGGTCCGCCGGTGCAGATCTACGAATCCAGTCGGCTCATCCAGAACGCCTACATGCAGGCGGCGCTGTACGCCCTTCCGGTCATTCTGCTGATCCTTGTGCTGGACTTCCGTTCGCTGACCGACGCCGTCTGCGCCCTGGTGCCGGTGCTGGTGGGCTTTGTCGGCGCGTTCGGGATGATGGTGGTGGCGGGTTTCCCGCTCAACTTCGCCAACATGATCGTGATGCCCATGATCCTCGGCATCGGGGTGGACGCCGGCGTGCATGTGGTTCACCGCTGGCGCGCGGAGCCGGGCGGGCGACCCGCCGGGCTCAGCGGCGGCACGGGACGCGGCATCACCATGACCATGCTGACCACGATGATCGGCTTCGCGGCGCTGATGATTGCGCGTCATCGCGGCATCCAGTCGCTCGGGTTCGTCATGGTGGCGGGTCTGGCGACGACGCTGCTGGCCTCGTACACCATCCTGCCAGCGCTGCTGCACCTGCGCGGCGGCCCGCGGATGTCGGCCGATCAGCCCGCGCCGCCCCAGAGCTGA
- a CDS encoding sugar phosphate isomerase/epimerase, producing the protein MKLGVMAALFTGMEFEAALDYCADVGLDAIELPVGAYPGAPFFKPAEVLASDRRIKDILAMLRERDLEVSGLAVHGNPVHPDKKHARSDHEAFVTAVKLAPKLGTDTVITFSGCPGGSARDHTPNWVTCAWPPDYQAILKYQWDEVLVPYWAAQATLAKKHGVRVAWEAHPGFAVYNPDTLIRLSQRASKAAGIKGRTPLGANLDPSHFFWQGIDPVLAARELGEAGLLYYCHAKDTELDRHQGPVNGYNDARPYGEQKLRSWTFRTCGYGHGDEFWKPFISMLRRYGYDGVISIEHEDPLMSVTEGFEKAVAYLSQVVIAEQAGKPWWC; encoded by the coding sequence ATGAAACTCGGCGTGATGGCGGCGTTGTTCACGGGCATGGAGTTCGAGGCGGCGCTCGACTACTGCGCCGACGTGGGGTTGGACGCCATCGAACTGCCGGTCGGGGCCTATCCCGGCGCCCCGTTCTTCAAACCCGCCGAAGTCCTCGCGTCCGACAGGCGGATCAAGGACATCCTGGCGATGCTGCGGGAGCGCGACCTCGAGGTTTCCGGCCTGGCGGTGCATGGAAACCCGGTGCATCCCGACAAAAAACACGCCCGCAGCGATCATGAGGCGTTCGTGACCGCCGTCAAGCTGGCTCCGAAACTCGGGACGGACACAGTCATCACGTTCTCCGGCTGTCCGGGCGGTTCGGCCCGCGACCACACCCCCAACTGGGTGACCTGCGCCTGGCCGCCGGATTATCAGGCCATCCTGAAGTACCAGTGGGATGAGGTACTCGTGCCCTACTGGGCCGCCCAGGCGACCTTGGCGAAAAAACACGGCGTCAGGGTGGCGTGGGAGGCCCACCCCGGTTTCGCCGTGTACAACCCCGACACCCTCATCCGTCTCTCCCAGCGGGCCAGCAAGGCGGCCGGCATCAAGGGACGCACGCCGCTCGGCGCGAACCTTGATCCCTCGCACTTCTTCTGGCAAGGGATCGACCCGGTGCTGGCGGCCCGCGAACTCGGCGAGGCCGGACTTCTGTACTACTGCCATGCCAAGGATACCGAACTCGATCGACACCAGGGCCCGGTCAACGGCTACAACGACGCCCGCCCCTACGGTGAACAGAAACTTCGGTCGTGGACGTTCCGCACCTGCGGCTACGGACATGGCGATGAGTTCTGGAAGCCGTTCATCTCGATGCTTCGCCGATACGGCTATGACGGCGTCATCTCCATCGAACATGAAGATCCGCTGATGTCCGTGACCGAGGGCTTCGAGAAGGCGGTCGCCTACCTCAGCCAGGTGGTGATCGCGGAACAGGCCGGCAAGCCGTGGTGGTGCTGA
- the corA gene encoding magnesium/cobalt transporter CorA: protein MTSQTRDRDTTGPGPPDAGARRGGASNGGRTIARLGRVVRRAIRGWASPARVARKPGAAPGIELANLTRLPTTGQVYVTCTDYGPDQVQVHDIASPEALAEDHRPEWATVRWINIDGLSDMSFIQAIARKYQLHPLAIEDVLHTPQRPKVDNYPGNETQHARLFVVVRMFQLVDGHLQSEQISMFLGNRTVLTFQETHGDVWDPIRQRLATAGTRLRNNDASFLLYALIDAIVDHCFPILDKYCDRIERLEDALRGGPKPVVMQEIQEIKRELLLLRRQIAPLRDVVQSMQREPHECISETTRLYLRDVYDHVVHTIDLLETYREFAQGLADSYNSAVAIRANEVMRLLTLIATIFIPITFVTGLFGMNFQLPWQDHPWSFGVVVLGCAGAVGGMLLYFRRRGWL, encoded by the coding sequence TTGACCAGCCAGACCAGGGATCGTGACACGACGGGCCCCGGCCCGCCCGACGCCGGGGCTCGGCGGGGTGGGGCTTCCAACGGCGGGCGAACCATCGCCCGGCTCGGGCGCGTCGTGCGGCGCGCCATTCGCGGCTGGGCGTCGCCGGCGCGCGTGGCCCGCAAGCCCGGCGCGGCGCCGGGAATCGAGCTGGCCAACCTCACGCGACTCCCGACGACGGGTCAGGTCTATGTCACCTGCACCGACTACGGACCCGACCAGGTGCAGGTGCATGACATCGCGTCGCCCGAGGCGCTGGCGGAGGATCATCGCCCGGAATGGGCGACCGTGCGGTGGATCAACATCGATGGATTGAGCGACATGTCGTTCATCCAGGCCATCGCCCGGAAGTACCAGTTGCATCCGCTGGCCATCGAGGACGTGCTGCACACGCCGCAGCGCCCCAAGGTGGACAACTATCCCGGCAACGAGACGCAGCACGCGCGGCTGTTCGTCGTGGTGCGCATGTTTCAGCTGGTGGATGGTCATCTCCAGAGCGAGCAGATCAGCATGTTCCTGGGGAATCGCACCGTGCTGACCTTCCAGGAGACGCACGGCGACGTGTGGGACCCCATCCGACAGCGCCTGGCGACCGCCGGTACTCGACTGCGCAACAACGACGCCAGCTTTCTGCTCTATGCGCTCATCGACGCCATCGTCGATCACTGCTTTCCCATCCTTGACAAGTACTGCGACCGCATCGAGCGGCTGGAGGACGCCCTGCGCGGCGGTCCGAAGCCCGTCGTCATGCAGGAGATCCAGGAGATCAAGCGAGAACTCCTGCTCCTGCGCCGTCAGATCGCCCCGCTTCGGGACGTGGTGCAGTCGATGCAGCGCGAACCGCACGAGTGCATCAGCGAAACCACGCGGCTCTACCTGCGCGACGTCTACGACCACGTGGTTCACACCATCGACCTGCTGGAGACCTACCGCGAGTTCGCCCAGGGGCTGGCGGATTCCTACAACTCGGCGGTCGCCATCCGCGCCAACGAGGTGATGCGCCTGCTCACGCTCATCGCCACCATCTTCATTCCCATCACCTTCGTCACCGGCCTGTTCGGCATGAACTTTCAACTGCCGTGGCAGGATCATCCCTGGTCGTTCGGCGTAGTGGTTCTTGGCTGCGCAGGTGCGGTGGGCGGGATGCTTCTCTACTTCCGCCGTCGCGGTTGGCTGTAG
- a CDS encoding UvrD-helicase domain-containing protein: MIPDPARMLEGLTDAQREAASHLDGPALVLAGPGSGKTRVITRRIAHLVAQGVPAWSILALTFTNKAAGEMRARVDAIVPASVPGRRGLTVTTFHALGARLLRRYASAAGLPESFTIYDTGDQRDAVKQAIKDAGLDTKNFAPAAVHAHISQAKNNLLDAAAFAQHAGDFFSRAVAKAYKNYEAILKKAGALDFDDLLMRLAMLLRADERVRDDLQERYQYLLIDEYQDTNHVQFIIAHTLAARSRNIFVVGDPDQSIYGWRGADIRNILDFETHYPDARVIPLGQNFRSTAHIVAAADGLIRHNRRRKHKDLHTELEAGEKPRLVRCADEHHEARLVADELKRRHESGIAWKDMAVMYRVNALSRVMEDVLRREGVPYVIARGTAFYERQEVKDALAYLRLLANPADDVSFRRIVNTPTRGAGKAGLEKLGLYAINRNLTLLEAARQAQRVEGLSSKAVKGFTSFAAMVDGWRARLEGVSPPMNGGDRESPQIDTDREDVDSDIFSPLPLGEGPGARVSPVPSSLLPGQPITDLRQVVELVLRESGLEHMYEQQRTEEDQDRLENLAELVSSAADFVPPLELGAEPSMLQTLHAYLESVALVSDADMVDPANGAVTLLTLHAAKGLEFKAVCMIGLEEGLLPHANAADGEHGLEEERRLCFVGITRAERHLLLTCANVRTHRGLRERTIPSMFLREIPPTHLTMLDASHETDDDEPGGLRYVRDEGESAHETLVESKSGGRGGAFSGGAFPVGSMVRHPQFGVGRVESIERHSSHTRARIAFAAVGRKTLILEYARLERLSG; encoded by the coding sequence ATGATCCCCGACCCGGCACGGATGCTCGAAGGTCTGACGGACGCGCAGCGCGAGGCCGCGTCGCACCTGGACGGTCCCGCGCTGGTGCTGGCGGGTCCCGGCTCGGGCAAGACGCGGGTCATCACCCGTCGCATCGCGCACCTGGTGGCGCAGGGCGTCCCGGCGTGGTCGATCCTGGCGCTCACCTTCACCAACAAGGCGGCGGGGGAGATGCGCGCTCGCGTGGACGCCATTGTGCCCGCCAGCGTGCCGGGCCGGCGCGGGCTCACGGTGACGACCTTTCACGCCCTGGGCGCCCGGCTGCTGCGCCGCTACGCCAGCGCGGCGGGGCTGCCCGAATCGTTCACGATCTACGACACGGGCGACCAGCGCGACGCGGTCAAGCAGGCCATCAAGGACGCCGGGCTGGACACCAAGAACTTCGCGCCCGCCGCGGTGCATGCCCACATCTCGCAGGCCAAGAACAACCTGCTGGATGCGGCGGCGTTCGCGCAGCACGCGGGCGACTTCTTCTCCCGTGCCGTGGCCAAGGCGTACAAGAACTACGAGGCGATCCTGAAAAAGGCCGGGGCGCTGGATTTCGACGACCTGCTGATGCGCCTGGCGATGCTGCTCAGGGCCGACGAGCGCGTCCGCGACGACCTGCAGGAGCGATACCAGTACCTGCTCATCGACGAGTATCAGGACACCAACCACGTTCAGTTCATCATCGCCCACACCTTGGCGGCCCGGTCGCGCAACATTTTCGTCGTCGGCGACCCGGACCAGTCGATCTACGGCTGGCGCGGGGCGGACATCCGCAACATTCTCGACTTCGAGACGCACTACCCGGATGCACGGGTGATTCCGCTCGGACAGAACTTCCGCTCCACGGCCCACATCGTGGCCGCGGCGGACGGCCTGATCCGCCACAACCGCCGCCGCAAGCACAAGGATCTGCACACCGAACTGGAGGCCGGCGAAAAGCCCCGACTGGTTCGCTGCGCCGATGAGCACCACGAGGCCCGGCTGGTGGCGGACGAACTGAAGCGGCGTCACGAGTCTGGCATCGCGTGGAAGGACATGGCGGTCATGTATCGCGTCAACGCGCTGTCGCGCGTCATGGAGGACGTGCTGCGGCGCGAGGGCGTGCCCTACGTCATCGCGCGCGGCACCGCCTTCTACGAGCGGCAGGAAGTGAAGGATGCCCTGGCCTACCTGCGGCTGCTGGCCAACCCGGCGGATGACGTGTCTTTCCGCCGCATCGTCAACACCCCCACGCGCGGCGCGGGCAAGGCCGGGCTGGAGAAACTCGGGCTGTACGCCATCAACCGCAATCTGACGCTGCTGGAGGCGGCGCGGCAGGCGCAACGCGTCGAAGGACTGTCGAGCAAGGCGGTGAAGGGGTTCACATCCTTCGCGGCGATGGTGGATGGCTGGCGTGCGCGACTGGAGGGCGTGAGTCCACCGATGAATGGGGGCGATCGAGAGAGCCCGCAGATCGACACGGATCGAGAGGACGTTGACTCAGACATCTTCTCCCCTCTCCCCCTGGGAGAGGGGCCGGGGGCGAGGGTTTCCCCCGTCCCGTCGTCGCTCCTTCCCGGCCAGCCGATCACCGACCTGCGCCAGGTCGTCGAACTGGTCCTCAGGGAGAGCGGGCTGGAGCACATGTACGAACAACAGCGCACGGAAGAGGATCAGGATCGGCTCGAGAACCTGGCGGAGCTGGTCTCGTCGGCGGCGGACTTCGTCCCGCCTCTGGAACTGGGCGCCGAGCCGTCGATGCTGCAGACCCTGCACGCCTACCTGGAGTCGGTCGCGCTGGTGAGCGACGCCGACATGGTGGACCCGGCCAACGGCGCGGTCACGCTGCTCACGCTGCACGCCGCCAAGGGACTGGAGTTCAAGGCGGTGTGCATGATCGGGCTGGAGGAGGGGCTGCTGCCCCACGCCAACGCGGCGGACGGAGAGCACGGGCTGGAGGAGGAGCGGCGGCTCTGCTTCGTGGGCATCACGCGGGCGGAGCGCCACCTGCTGCTCACCTGCGCCAACGTGCGCACGCACCGCGGGCTGCGCGAGCGGACGATCCCGAGCATGTTCCTGCGCGAGATTCCCCCGACGCACCTGACGATGCTGGACGCGTCGCACGAAACGGACGACGATGAACCCGGCGGCCTGCGCTACGTGCGCGATGAGGGCGAGAGCGCCCACGAGACGCTGGTCGAGAGCAAGAGCGGCGGCCGCGGGGGGGCGTTTTCCGGGGGGGCGTTCCCGGTGGGGTCGATGGTGCGCCATCCGCAGTTCGGCGTGGGGCGCGTGGAGTCGATCGAGCGCCACAGCAGCCACACACGGGCCCGCATCGCCTTCGCCGCGGTGGGGCGGAAGACGTTGATTCTGGAGTATGCGCGGCTGGAGCGGCTGAGCGGCTGA
- the queG gene encoding tRNA epoxyqueuosine(34) reductase QueG gives MLEPGQLTHLVLTRCRELGFALAGVCDARPIDRPEALRAWLAAGKHGQMDYMAEHVDLRIDPARLIPGTKSIICVADRYATGASSTSLHSGEGPGMRTSEKDGERHFGRIARYAQGRDYHRVIKRRLHRVCDELRERFPGHTFRAFVDTGPVMEREHAQRAGLGAVGKHTLLIDRGVGSYLLLGEILTTLELAPTDPAAPDPCGSCTRCIDACPTGAIAPWSVDATRCISYLTIEHRGEIDPALRSKMGDWVFGCDICQEVCPHNQPKSRAGAAPTHPAYAPKRDGFDLNEVLSWTEEQRRAAFENSPMKRATLTMMQRNAAVASRNITRTLR, from the coding sequence GTGCTCGAACCGGGCCAACTGACCCATCTCGTGCTGACCCGCTGCCGCGAACTGGGCTTCGCGCTGGCGGGGGTGTGCGACGCCCGGCCTATCGACCGGCCCGAGGCGCTGCGGGCGTGGCTGGCTGCGGGCAAGCACGGCCAGATGGACTACATGGCCGAGCACGTTGACCTGCGGATCGATCCGGCCAGGTTGATCCCGGGCACGAAGTCGATCATCTGCGTGGCGGACCGGTACGCGACGGGCGCATCGTCCACCTCTCTCCACTCTGGAGAAGGGCCGGGGATGAGAACCTCGGAGAAGGACGGTGAACGACACTTCGGCCGCATCGCCCGCTACGCGCAGGGGCGCGACTACCACCGCGTCATCAAGCGGCGGCTTCACCGCGTGTGTGATGAACTGCGCGAGAGGTTCCCCGGGCACACGTTTCGTGCGTTCGTGGACACCGGGCCGGTCATGGAGCGCGAGCACGCTCAGCGGGCCGGGCTGGGCGCGGTCGGCAAGCACACGCTGCTGATCGACCGGGGCGTGGGCAGTTACCTGCTGCTGGGTGAGATTCTCACCACGCTGGAACTTGCCCCGACCGACCCCGCCGCGCCCGACCCGTGCGGCTCATGCACACGCTGCATCGACGCCTGTCCGACAGGGGCGATTGCTCCGTGGTCGGTGGACGCCACGCGGTGCATCTCGTACCTGACGATCGAGCATCGCGGCGAGATCGACCCGGCGCTGCGGTCGAAGATGGGCGACTGGGTCTTCGGCTGCGACATCTGCCAGGAGGTCTGCCCGCACAATCAGCCGAAGTCCCGGGCTGGCGCCGCGCCGACGCATCCGGCCTACGCGCCGAAGCGCGACGGGTTCGATCTCAATGAAGTTCTCTCGTGGACGGAAGAGCAGCGACGGGCGGCGTTCGAGAACAGCCCGATGAAGCGGGCCACGCTGACGATGATGCAGCGGAACGCGGCGGTGGCCAGCCGGAACATCACGCGGACGTTGCGGTGA